A genomic region of Dunckerocampus dactyliophorus isolate RoL2022-P2 chromosome 10, RoL_Ddac_1.1, whole genome shotgun sequence contains the following coding sequences:
- the s1pr3a gene encoding sphingosine 1-phosphate receptor 3a — MGTVVEEGMNVVIVGHYNHSGKWERPRSGGACKMAVLLFICVLIVLENVTVLLALWRNKRFHSRMYFLIGNLALSDLLAGVAYVVNIFTSGRNTFFLTPAQWLVREGSMFVALNASTFSLLAIGIERHMTMVRLRPCETASRGRLLGLLVACWLVSVLLGALPSLGWNCLDSMNSCSTVLPLYAKSYVAFCISVFSALLVAIVILYIRIYRLVTSSGRRVSSRPSECSLALLRTVVIVLGVFLVCWAPLFLLLLLDVGCGPARCPILYQVDWFIALAVLNSALNPLIYTLSSREMRAAFFRLLCCCQSGMEPAGTPVAGNRHPGAAAPTAENSKSSVAGGGGSGAGKRSMPVNSDVKHGDPSATALPHPAGPADLLSAVLVKAGALSKF; from the coding sequence ATGGGCACCGTGGTGGAGGAGGGCATGAACGTGGTCATCGTGGGCCACTACAACCACTCGGGCAAGTGGGAGCGGCCCCGCAGCGGCGGCGCCTGCAAGATGGCGGTGCTGCTCTTCATCTGCGTGCTCATCGTGTTGGAGAACGTGACGGTGCTGCTCGCCCTCTGGAGGAACAAGCGCTTCCACAGCCGCATGTACTTCCTCATCGGGAACCTGGCGCTGTCCGACCTGCTGGCCGGCGTGGCCTACGTGGTGAACATCTTCACCTCAGGAAGGAACACCTTCTTCCTGACTCCGGCGCAGTGGCTGGTGAGGGAGGGGAGCATGTTCGTGGCGCTCAACGCCTCCACTTTCAGCCTGCTGGCCATCGGCATCGAGAGGCACATGACCATGGTGCGCCTGCGCCCGTGCGAGACGGCGAGCAGGGGGAGGCTCCTGGGCCTGCTGGTGGCATGCTGGTTGGTGTCGGTGCTCCTGGGCGCCTTGCCCAGCCTCGGGTGGAACTGCTTGGACAGCATGAACTCCTGCTCCACCGTGCTGCCTCTCTACGCCAAGAGCTACGTCGCCTTCTGCATCAGCGTCTTCAGCGCCCTGCTGGTGGCCATCGTCATCCTCTACATCAGGATCTACCGCCTGGTGACCTCCAGCGGACGTCGGGTGAGCAGCAGACCGTCGGAGTGCTCCCTGGCTTTGCTGAGGACGGTGGTGATTGTCCTCGGGGTGTTCCTGGTGTGCTGGGCGCCGctcttcctgctgctgctgctggacgtGGGCTGCGGCCCCGCCAGGTGCCCCATCCTCTACCAGGTGGACTGGTTCATCGCCCTGGCGGTGCTCAACTCGGCCCTCAACCCTCTCATATACACGCTCTCCAGCAGGGAGATGAGGGCCGCCTTTTTCCGCCTGCTGTGCTGCTGTCAGAGCGGCATGgagcccgccgggacgcccgtgGCGGGTAACCGGCACCCGGGCGCCGCCGCGCCAACCGCGGAGAACAGCAAGAGCAGCGTGGCGGGAGGAGGGGGCAGCGGGGCGGGGAAGAGATCCATGCCTGTCAACTCGGACGTGAAGCACGGAGATCCTTCCGCCACTGCCTTGCCTCACCCCGCTGGACCTGCTGACCTGCTGTCGGCGGTACTGGTGAAGGCGGGGGCGCTCAGCAAGTTCTGA